The Rhipicephalus sanguineus isolate Rsan-2018 chromosome 10, BIME_Rsan_1.4, whole genome shotgun sequence genome segment aatgcatttgtttgtatactaacgtatgcctcggtttctcttttgcaaattggcagatcgttccCACTTTCACACCacgcctacccttggctctggctaacaaaaagtggacctagagaatgcgttgtggccttcgacttcgagaAAACATGTACTCAGGTCTACATAACTAATTTGAGCATGATATTACAGCAGTAGTAATTAATGCTGcagcaaaatacgttcctcctAAATGCCCTccttgctttattgttaaattcgaggctctgacttattaatgcttgaagtttgaaaaacagcgcgtaaacgaaaacgtgctctatttttggaaaaaagACGTATTTCCATTACGTCAAAGGCGTTTAATTCCATTCATCCAAGCGTTGTCTCCCTTCCATTCCCATTCCTTTCCGGggttgcgaaaatgtggaatgattccggagtcattccgattccggagtggcaactctgcAACACTGAACCACTACACCTGCACGGCGGACCATGTGCCATAGTTTGTGTGACCCCACACGCTATTCACAACTGAAGTGTGTGTTTTTGATAATACACAGAACGAATTATTTCCAAGGTAGATTAGCTATCATAACAAGACGGATAATCTCCGTAAGTGTGATATTCGGGATAATGATTAGACTGTTCTTATCGCGAGTATTACAACGCGTAAGACGTAAATATTCATGAAAGTCTTATTCGCCAGCATGAGCACTTCAATCCGGAACGCATCGTCTTGGTGGTTTGGCTAAacacaaatacacaaacaatcaaCAGGACAAATCACAAGGATACTTTGTGTAGGGTCACACTATAAAATGCCAGAGCAAGGAGAAAAGCAATCCTTCAAACTAGAGCTGAATAAGAATGACATTGTGAAGAATTTTTCATAGAAAGAAATATTTTCTGGAAAAATACGCACGACGTGCTTTATTCAGGATCCGAAACATCAGTCAGAACTTCACTGTCTTGACATCACACGCACACATAAAGCGGAAAGGAGGTTAAGCGGTGCAACATTTAGTTATGCGCTCAATGCTGACAAACTCTAGGTTTCGTgtttatgttatgctacgacatGCACTCTTAAATCACTAGTGATCAATAGCAAAGACGCGAGAAACACTTTTAAGTTCAGCCAAAAATCTGGGCACTCGAGTATCCCGCCCGCGCGTTCTTATCGACGCCGGAGCCCGATTTCGAACTTGAGTCCGTCTAATAGGTTACCCGTGTACTTTAGAGAATCAAAGTATTTGTAGTATATGTGGTGACAATGTGCCCATGAATGTCTATCGTGGTTACAGTCAAGTGTCTTTTCATCCCTGTTCATACGAATGAATTTCCCTGTTATCATGTTATAAGCCTTGACGACGAAAACAGGCGGCGGACACCGATAGTCTCCACGCATTCCATGAAATGTAATTGCCACGCAAAGATCACAGAGAGGACCTGGACGACAGTAGACTTGAACTGTAAAGTAAGCGTCCTTCGTGTGCAGCACAGTGAAATCAGCAAACTTGGATTTGAGCGATGACGATTCCATGGGGAAATTCTGGAGCGTCAGAACATATTTCACGGTTCCAAGCACTTTCCTCCATGTAACTGTCGTCGACAATGGACTAGTTAACTTTAGACGAcatttcatttttcttgaaaaacgagtAATTGCATGCTGAGGATAAACTTGCGAGGATGTTTTGCGCATGGCTTGCAGAACTTCTCGCGGCAGGTCCACAAGGGGTTCCGTCTTTGAACGTTTCGACATATTCTTCTGGCGGGAACGGGACGTAGACGGCGTAGTTGCTTCCTCATTCGGGTCCTGCCGAGAATTTCCTTCTTGCAACGATCTCGAGGTACTCGGTGCTGCGACTTGAGCCAGCTCAGACGTTGAAGGTGCCGCGACATCGTGAGGGATTACGGCCGAACTGGACTCTTTGTTCCTGATCTGCTCGATGAGCCCATTGATTTGAATTTGAATCGCAAGCAGCTGCTGCTTGCTGTTCACGTCCCTCAACAACGTCTTCAGTTCTTCGACAGCAGCAGTCACAACTTGAAGTTTCACTTCTGTACATTCCGATGAGGTGTTCTCTGTGCCTGCTGTTGAAGCCACGACTCTGCATCCGGCTGCGCAGTGCGTTGACAGTTCTCGGTGCAGGACTTCCTCGCCGCAACGCAGACACTCCACTGTGTGGAATGTGCATTCGTTCTCGTAGTGTCGCAGCATAGCTTCCACGGTTCCCTCAAATTGGCATCCATGTGCTTCATTCCAGCAGTGAACCTTTGtttcaagggaaaaaaaagatacACAAAATCTCTTTAGCAGACCTACGTAATCTCTTAACAGCCAGACTTGCAGAACATATTTTCAGTGATAGCATCGCACTGCACAATGCCGAGTGGGCAACTATTTGGGCATGGTAGCATTTTTCCCTGACAACAATTGGGCATCTTAGCAGTTTGTttgctgtttctctttctttatctcttttaaAAACATACCTGTAAGAGGGAACCTAAAGGGGCCCATGAGATGGTTTCAGTGAAAGCGTTATTTGCCttacgaatcgaccgccgcaaattttttttagaatccgtcaagtacacgAGCGGAGTTATagatatttgtcgcacgctggaagtgctttctctcttctctcgtcccgacgagcacgctggaagctaagcagggagagatggcacgggagaaagaaatttcgtcacgcgtgtgTCATGGCCTTGAGCCCTTGTCCTCTTGTTTTtttcgaatgcgcggcttactttcagtgtatcACGACTGCGCGCGCGTTCACTTGGCAGCCTTGCGCGGCAGTCGCGGTAAGAATGTAGCATACGATGTTCAAATAAGCCAATGGCCATGAAATTTGGCTGTATGGCGTGATCATTTTAATagatggcatcatttgtagaaagaagatttgattttgaaaattaattgtaaattcccggCCACGTCCTGCGCTTTAATGTTTGGATCGCATGgtctcaggagccttgactaccgatcggaaGCTTTTTTTGGCCATGCTGAATAAGTGCTGCAGGGCTCCTCTATTAACAAAAAAGATTTCGATAATGTTTTCAAGTTTACTCACAAAGCCAGAATtagctttctttttgtgtttaaACATATCTGAAATGAAGTCCCTTTAATTTACTCTTTTAATTACATATGAGTGGATAAGTTTAACCTGAGTACAACTAATGGGCCCGCTTATTGCGCCTAATAACAAGTACACTTACAAAACATTTCTAACAATGGAGCCTAAACAGTGGGCGGTCGCCGAGGGTCTGGTTCAGTGTGGCTTGTTTCCTTGCGAGCTTTCCTACAGCAAGGTTGCGACATATTTCACCTATAcgtgttttctttatttccacTCCAGATTTTCTGCAAAAGTGCTATGACAATCAAGCCCATGCCGTGTTCACAAatgaactctacgccgaggcagAAAACCTTTGCTATAGCTAACGTTTCACTGAAAAAAAGTTacacatctccccctacgggcaaccatggtgggatgcaaaAGCaccgcggggggtgcgcatcgagttttcgTTTCTCTTATGTTACTTATGAgatggtggttgtcgaggcgtttgaattaccgcttgccgacgctgacgtttacgttcggcttcccaagccttcctctgctccgcgggcggcggtggcgctgccgctgcaactagcgccgacgttgacgttgttcatggcgtttcgcacaccgttgcacagagagagaatgacggaagtacAGCTATAGGCAATA includes the following:
- the LOC119407289 gene encoding TNF receptor-associated factor 3-like isoform X3, with protein sequence MPDLQRVHRFRDYAVAGVNWRPTRFVDEVPSSRVCGLCCMIPKRILVLPCGHVLCQSCHAASSQGGRCPLDQHPFDEAECCAVDFPVGKAKPLKVHCWNEAHGCQFEGTVEAMLRHYENECTFHTVECLRCGEEVLHRELSTHCAAGCRVVASTAGTENTSSECTEVKLQVVTAAVEELKTLLRDVNSKQQLLAIQIQINGLIEQIRNKESSSAVIPHDVAAPSTSELAQVAAPSTSRSLQEGNSRQDPNEEATTPSTSRSRQKNMSKRSKTEPLVDLPREVLQAMRKTSSQVYPQHAITRFSRKMKCRLKLTSPLSTTVTWRKVLGTVKYVLTLQNFPMESSSLKSKFADFTVLHTKDAYFTVQVYCRPGPLCDLCVAITFHGMRGDYRCPPPVFVVKAYNMITGKFIRMNRDEKTLDCNHDRHSWAHCHHIYYKYFDSLKYTGNLLDGLKFEIGLRRR
- the LOC119407289 gene encoding TNF receptor-associated factor 3-like isoform X2, whose amino-acid sequence is MPDLQRVHRFRDYAVAGVNWRPTRFVDEVPSSRVCGLCRMIPKRILVLPCGHVLCQPCHAASSQGGRCPLDQHPFDEAECCAVDFPVGKAKPLKVHCWNEAHGCQFEGTVEAMLRHYENECTFHTVECLRCGEEVLHRELSTHCAAGCRVVASTAGTENTSSECTEVKLQVVTAAVEELKTLLRDVNSKQQLLAIQIQINGLIEQIRNKESSSAVIPHDVAAPSTSELAQVAAPSTSRSLQEGNSRQDPNEEATTPSTSRSRQKNMSKRSKTEPLVDLPREVLQAMRKTSSQVYPQHAITRFSRKMKCRLKLTSPLSTTVTWRKVLGTVKYVLTLQNFPMESSSLKSKFADFTVLHTKDAYFTVQVYCRPGPLCDLCVAITFHGMRGDYRCPPPVFVVKAYNMITGKFIRMNRDEKTLDCNHDRHSWAHCHHIYYKYFDSLKYTGNLLDGLKFEIGLRRR
- the LOC119407289 gene encoding TNF receptor-associated factor 3-like isoform X1 — translated: MPDLRRVHRFRDHAVTGVNWRPTRFVDKVPTSRICGLCRMIPKRTLLLPCDHALCQSCHAANSQGSGGLCPLDHEPFEEDQCVNYDLSIRRANSLKVHCWNEAHGCQFEGTVEAMLRHYENECTFHTVECLRCGEEVLHRELSTHCAAGCRVVASTAGTENTSSECTEVKLQVVTAAVEELKTLLRDVNSKQQLLAIQIQINGLIEQIRNKESSSAVIPHDVAAPSTSELAQVAAPSTSRSLQEGNSRQDPNEEATTPSTSRSRQKNMSKRSKTEPLVDLPREVLQAMRKTSSQVYPQHAITRFSRKMKCRLKLTSPLSTTVTWRKVLGTVKYVLTLQNFPMESSSLKSKFADFTVLHTKDAYFTVQVYCRPGPLCDLCVAITFHGMRGDYRCPPPVFVVKAYNMITGKFIRMNRDEKTLDCNHDRHSWAHCHHIYYKYFDSLKYTGNLLDGLKFEIGLRRR